Proteins from a genomic interval of Enterococcus faecium:
- a CDS encoding glycosyltransferase family 2 protein — MSHPIFSIIIPIYNAEDTIAHTIEVLKNLAFEEYEVILVNDGSTDKTEQLIQSAIQGDSHFQLFTTENQGPGLARNEGIKQATGKYVLFFDADDEPVKEILADYQQLFEQYPEADLLISSFTFRTLSGEEIISEKDYLVPEYQYTNHEQFVDDMYHLMNQQLMYVVWNKCYKREILMEKQILFKNYSSCEDRIFNLNYYEHCQQVILNPRIEYIYHFEGGKGITNQYKPNKFETFKEFYELANVVTRDKDKPGMASLLLKGTTSVIFSIYENSERTAKEKREEALHILNDPAIQEAKKVALTDSSAKKVTKWLYNLPAPLLLSAVKAGSFVEVKMPSIMALLKRVY, encoded by the coding sequence ATGAGCCATCCGATATTTAGTATAATTATTCCAATTTATAATGCAGAAGACACGATTGCTCATACAATAGAAGTTTTAAAAAATCTGGCATTCGAAGAATATGAAGTGATTTTGGTCAATGACGGTTCAACGGACAAAACAGAACAGCTGATTCAATCAGCTATCCAAGGAGATAGTCATTTTCAACTTTTTACAACCGAAAACCAAGGCCCTGGACTTGCTCGAAATGAAGGCATCAAGCAAGCTACAGGGAAATATGTATTATTTTTCGATGCAGACGATGAGCCAGTCAAAGAAATTTTGGCAGACTATCAGCAGTTGTTTGAACAGTATCCTGAAGCAGATTTGCTTATCAGTTCTTTTACATTCCGCACGCTAAGCGGGGAAGAAATCATTTCGGAAAAGGACTATCTTGTTCCAGAATACCAATATACAAATCATGAACAGTTCGTGGATGATATGTATCATCTGATGAATCAGCAGTTGATGTATGTGGTTTGGAACAAATGTTACAAGAGGGAAATCTTGATGGAAAAACAGATTCTATTCAAAAATTACAGCAGTTGTGAAGACCGTATCTTCAATTTGAACTATTATGAACATTGTCAGCAAGTAATATTGAATCCAAGAATCGAGTATATCTATCATTTTGAAGGTGGAAAAGGGATAACCAACCAATATAAACCGAATAAATTTGAAACCTTTAAAGAATTTTATGAATTAGCAAATGTCGTGACAAGGGATAAAGACAAACCAGGTATGGCTTCTCTTCTTTTAAAAGGAACAACCTCTGTCATTTTTTCTATTTATGAGAATTCTGAGCGAACTGCCAAAGAAAAAAGAGAAGAAGCCTTGCATATCTTGAATGATCCAGCCATCCAAGAAGCTAAAAAGGTTGCATTGACTGATTCCAGCGCGAAAAAAGTAACAAAATGGCTGTATAATTTGCCAGCTCCTCTATTATTATCTGCGGTGAAAGCCGGCAGCTTTGTGGAAGTGAAAATGCCAAGCATCATGGCATTGTTGAAGAGAGTTTATTAA